A genomic segment from Spinacia oleracea cultivar Varoflay chromosome 3, BTI_SOV_V1, whole genome shotgun sequence encodes:
- the LOC110783572 gene encoding oxygen-evolving enhancer protein 2, chloroplastic — translation MASTACFLHHHAAISSPAAGRGSAAQRYQAVSIKPNQIVCKAQKQDDNEANVLNSGVSRRLALTVLIGAAAVGSKVSPADAAYGEAANVFGKPKKNTEFMPYNGDGFKLLVPSKWNPSKEKEFPGQVLRYEDNFDATSNLSVLVQPTDKKSITDFGSPEDFLSQVDYLLGKQAYFGKTDSEGGFDSGVVASANVLESSTPVVDGKQYYSITVLTRTADGDEGGKHQVIAATVKDGKLYICKAQAGDKRWFKGAKKFVESATSSFSVA, via the exons ATGGCATCTACTGCATGCTTCTTACATCACCATGCAGCCATCTCCAGCCCAGCTGCTGGTAGAGGCTCGGCCGCACAGCGATACCAGGCCGTAAGCATCAAGCCTAATCAGATCGTCTGCAAAGCTCAAAAGCAGGATGATAATGAGGCCAATGTTCTTAACAGTGGCGTCTCGAGGCGATTGGCCCTTACTGTTCTCATTGGTGCTGCTGCTGTTGGCTCTAAGGTTTCCCCTGCAGATGCAGCCTATGGAGAAGCTG CTAATGTATTCGGGAAGCCAAAGAAAAACACCGAATTCATGCCCTACAACGGAGATGGATTCAAGTTGTTGGTACCTTCAAAATGGAACCCAAGCAAAGAGAAAGAGTTCCCTGGTCAAGTTTTGAGGTACGAGGACAACTTTGATGCCACCAGCAATTTATCTGTCCTGGTTCAACCCACTGACAAGAAATCCATCACAGACTTCGGTTCCCCTGAAGATTTCCTCTCCCAA GTGGATTACTTGTTGGGTAAACAAGCCTACTTTGGAAAGACTGATTCTGAG GGTGGTTTCGATTCGGGTGTTGTTGCAAGTGCAAACGTCCTTGAAAGCAGCACCCCAGTAGTTGATGGGAAGCAATACTACAGCATTACTGTGCTAACAAGAACAGCAGATGGTGATGAGGGTGGAAAACACCAAGTAATTGCAGCGACTGTCAAGGACGGTAAGCTTTACATCTGCAAGGCTCAAGCTGGAGACAAGAGATGGTTCAAGGGTGCTAAGAAGTTTGTCGAGAGTGCTACCAGTTCTTTCAGTGTTGCTTAA